GAAAAGAACAGCGAACTTGCCGGTCTGGACGCATCGCTACAACTTTGTGCGTCCGCATACGGCTCTTGGCAGAAAACCTCCAGCCTCAAGGCTGAGCGGAGGGTGAACAACGTGTTGACACTCTACACCTAGGGCAACACAGGAGTTTACAAAAAATGCAGGTTCAGTCACCGTGCATGAAGCAGCATCTGTGCCATATTCTGCACCTTGAATGAATACATCTTCATTGTAGGCTATACGCTCTTTAATCTCTTCCTCACCATTCTCAAAATAAAGCGTTGCATTCAATTTTTCAGCAACCATATGACAGGAGGCATAGGGCTTAATGGGCACTTCTTCGCCATTTTCCACCCAATACCATAAAATATTTTTTGTCAGTGGCTGAAAAAATTTTGCAGAAATGTCTACAGGATAAAGATGATGTTGCTTTGCAATATCATTACACAAAGTAATAAATTGTGTTGATTGAATATAATTTCTTGATGCTAGAAATGGCAATGAACAAGTGCCGCGGATCATTATTATTTCCTGTATGGTTTGTTTGTCGGCGGATGATTAAGCCAAATATAGATATCTTCTTGCATCATAGAAACTGAATGTTCGTAGAAATCTTTGATATTATAACTATAGAAAAAACTTTTGCCACAGCATGCCTTTTGCCCG
This region of Desulfovibrio porci genomic DNA includes:
- a CDS encoding integrase core domain-containing protein, with translation KRTANLPVWTHRYNFVRPHTALGRKPPASRLSGG